Proteins encoded in a region of the Pseudomonadota bacterium genome:
- the msrA gene encoding peptide-methionine (S)-S-oxide reductase MsrA, which produces MGWFGENKRRLPSAAEALPGRSSPMKVPSAHFVNGNPLQPPFPDGVRGVQFAMGCFWGAERGFWQLPGVYTTAVGYAGGFTPNPTYEEVCSGLTGHTEVVLVVYRPDEITFAKLLTVFWESHDPTQGLRQGNDVGTQYRSAIYCSTESELAEAVASRERYAERLAAAGYGPITTEIRPATAFYYAEAYHQQYLAKNPGGYCGLGGTGVACSG; this is translated from the coding sequence GTGGGTTGGTTCGGGGAAAATAAACGCCGCCTGCCGAGCGCCGCAGAGGCGCTTCCGGGACGATCGTCACCGATGAAAGTGCCTTCGGCGCATTTCGTCAATGGGAATCCTTTGCAGCCGCCGTTTCCGGACGGTGTGCGCGGTGTGCAGTTCGCGATGGGTTGTTTCTGGGGCGCCGAGCGCGGATTCTGGCAGCTTCCGGGGGTGTATACGACCGCGGTGGGCTATGCCGGGGGCTTCACGCCCAATCCCACCTACGAAGAGGTATGTAGCGGACTGACAGGGCATACCGAGGTGGTGTTGGTGGTCTACCGGCCGGATGAGATCACGTTCGCGAAGCTTTTGACGGTATTTTGGGAATCCCATGACCCGACCCAGGGCCTGCGGCAGGGTAACGATGTGGGTACCCAGTATCGTTCGGCGATTTACTGTTCAACTGAGAGTGAGTTGGCTGAGGCTGTCGCCTCGCGCGAGCGGTATGCCGAGCGATTAGCCGCTGCCGGTTACGGTCCCATTACCACGGAAATCCGCCCGGCCACGGCGTTCTACTATGCCGAGGCTTATCACCAGCAGTACCTGGCAAAAAACCCTGGGGGTTATTGTGGTTTGGGAGGGACCGGCGTCGCCTGTTCGGGTTGA
- a CDS encoding RT0821/Lpp0805 family surface protein: protein MRIIWPFLLLTLVIPQAALGIPLNFLRDAPVAQFTEEDFALLQQTLQDALKEGEDGEVYSWQNPTTGAEGDIIPLSTYEEQGHRCRRVQLINRARKGHGMSIQVFCRDDTGTWKWAATTRPSKSPKPSSSAPPNANQASGHQPEQATPVPPKPQ, encoded by the coding sequence ATGCGTATCATTTGGCCATTTCTGCTTCTTACGCTTGTCATTCCGCAGGCCGCCCTTGGAATTCCGCTAAATTTTTTGCGCGATGCACCGGTCGCCCAGTTCACGGAGGAAGATTTCGCCTTGTTGCAGCAAACCCTGCAAGACGCGTTGAAAGAGGGCGAAGACGGCGAAGTGTATAGCTGGCAGAACCCCACGACGGGGGCCGAAGGGGATATCATCCCGCTCAGCACCTATGAAGAACAAGGCCACCGCTGCCGTCGCGTTCAGTTGATCAACCGGGCGCGCAAAGGGCATGGCATGTCGATCCAGGTTTTTTGCCGAGACGACACCGGCACCTGGAAGTGGGCCGCAACGACTCGCCCGTCGAAATCGCCTAAACCGAGTTCATCGGCACCGCCAAACGCCAACCAGGCGAGCGGGCATCAACCCGAACAGGCGACGCCGGTCCCTCCCAAACCACAATAA